A single window of Pseudophryne corroboree isolate aPseCor3 chromosome 5, aPseCor3.hap2, whole genome shotgun sequence DNA harbors:
- the RNF125 gene encoding E3 ubiquitin-protein ligase RNF125 isoform X2, which produces MCKFCWGDNQAAPCVDLRFCHTCIKASLRNNAYACPYCRTHLSSEGTLAVDIVKKMKTVFQNCEECEKKVCLSEMRSHLNMCQQYITKYGPLEEMGKIPCRAERYACPFCPVELEEDDFVQHCFIYHSAENRLVVCPICHMMPGGDSSYTSSFLKHLHARHSIYYENYIDINIVEEALIERVLDLSLIHYMRHSDRS; this is translated from the exons GTTTTGTCACACTTGTATAAAAGCTAGCCTGAGGAATAATGCGTATGCATGTCCTTACTGCCGGACCCACCTATCATCTGAAGGAACACTTGCTGTGGACATTGTAAAGAAGATGAAAACTGTGTTTCAAAATTGTGAAGAGTGTGAGAAAAAG GTATGCCTAAGTGAAATGAGATCACACTTAAACATGTGCCAGCAATACATTACAaaatacggccctctagaagagatGGGGAAAATACCATGCAG AGCGGAGAGATATGCCTGTCCCTTCTGTCCAGTGGAACTAGAGGAAGATGATTTTGTACAGCATTGCTTCATCTACCACAGTGCAGAGAACAGACTGGTG GTGTGTCCAATTTGTCACATGATGCCAGGAGGAGATTCCAGTTATACATCAAGTTTCCTTAAGCATCTTCATGCCAGGCACTCAATATACTATGAAAACTACATA GACATAAACATAGTGGAGGAGGCTCTTATTGAAAGAGTTCTAGATCTGTCATTGATACACTACATGAGACATTCAGACAGATCCTAA